From the Equus przewalskii isolate Varuska chromosome 19, EquPr2, whole genome shotgun sequence genome, one window contains:
- the LOC103563017 gene encoding cysteine-rich secretory protein 2, with translation MAFLPVVMFLAAVLLPSLPTEGKDPAFSALLTTQTQVQREIVNKHNELRKSVSPPASNMLKMEWSREATANAQKWANKCTLEHSSADDRKTSTRCGENIYMSSDPTPWSDAIQSWYDESLDFTYGVGPKSAGSVVGHYTQAVWYSSYRVGCGIAYCPNQESLKYYYVCQYCPVGNNVNKKNTPYQQGTPCASCPGNCDNGLCTNSCEYEDLLSNCDSLKKTAGCEHELLKEKCKATCRCENKIY, from the exons GATCCAGCTTTTTCTGCTTTGTTAACCACTCAAACCCAAGTCCAAAGAGAGATTGTAAATAAACACAATGAACTAAGGAAATCAGTCTCTCCACCTGCCAGCAACATGCTAAAGATG GAATGGAGCAGAGAAGCAACAGCAAATGCCCAAAAGTGGGCAAACAAGTGCACTTTAGAACACAGTAGTGCAGATGACCGGAAAACCA GTACGAGATGTGGTGAGAATATCTATATGTCAAGCGACCCTACTCCCTGGTCAGATGCAATCCAAAGCTGGTATGATGAGAGCCTTGACTTTACCTATGGTGTAGGACCAAAGAGTGCCGGTTCAGTAGTTGGACATTAcactcag GCTGTTTGGTACTCATCTTACCGCGTTGGATGTGGAATTGCCTACTGTCCCAATCAAGAAAGCCTAAAATACTACTATGTTTGCCAATATTGTCCTGT tggtAATAATGTGAATAAAAAGAACACCCCTTACCAGCAAGGAACACCTTGTGCCAGTTGCCCTGGTAACTGTGACAATGGACTATGCA CCAATAGCTGCGAGTATGAAGATCTCCTTAGTAACTGTGATTCCTTGAAGAAAACAGCTGGCTGTGAACATGAATTGCTCAAGGAAAAGTGCAAGGCTACTTGTCGatgtgaaaacaaaatttactga